In Aptenodytes patagonicus chromosome 6, bAptPat1.pri.cur, whole genome shotgun sequence, one genomic interval encodes:
- the TSN gene encoding translin — protein MSVSDMFTALQGVLTADQDIREEIRKVVQALEQTAREILTLLQGVHQGAGFQDIPKKCQKAREHFGTVRTQLESLKTKFPADQYYRFHEHWRFVLQRLVFLAAFVVYLESETLVTREAVAEILGIEADRERGFHLDIEDYLSGVLILASELARLAVNSVTAGDYSRPLRISTFINELDSGFRLLNLKNDSLRKRYDGLKYDVKKIEEVVYDLSIRGLNKEAAVGAGGEK, from the exons ATGTCGGTGAGCGACATGTTCACCGCGCTGCAGGGCGTCCTCACCGCCGACCAGGACATCCGCGAG GAGATCCGGAAGGTGGTGCAGGCGCTGGAGCAGACGGCCCGGGAGATCCTCACGCTGCTGCAGGGCGTGCACCAGGGAGCCGGCTTCCAGGACA taccAAAGAAATGTCAGAAGGCTCGTGAGCACTTTGGTACAGTGAGAACACAGCTGGAATCTCTGAAGACCAAGTTTCCTGCTGATCAGTATTACAG ATTTCATGAGCACTGGAGGTTTGTGCTTCAGCGGTTGGTGTTTCTGGCAGCGTTTGTAGTCTACTTGGAGTCAGAAACGTTAGTGACCCGAGAAGCGGTTGCAGAAATACTTGGGA TTGAAGCTGATCGAGAGCGGGGCTTTCACCTCGACATTGAAGACTATCTTTCTGGTGTATTAATTCTCGCCAGTGAGCTG GCCAGACTGGCAGTGAACAGTGTCACGGCTGGTGACTATTCTCGCCCTCTCCGCATCTCAACTTTTATCAACGAGCTGGATTCCGGCTTCCGTCTCCTCAACCTGAAGAATGACTCCCTGAGGAAACGTTACGATGGCCTGAAATATGATGTCAAGAAAATTGAGGAAGTGGTTTATGACTTGTCGATCAGAGGACTCAATAAGGAGGCAGCAGTTGGTGCGGGTGGAGAGAAATGA
- the LOC143162479 gene encoding uncharacterized protein LOC143162479, producing the protein MTYISVDERQEHCRVILSCQNNQLYAQHGLKDFSVSSMHPLKNVDTRIFSGDFHTPGSCHTGKAPLASPVEKRMYRSVENLHWATPADSGLYSHCRSLDNEIIFRYRGTSQWTEGCVDVAPVQSTSDSLRNLSLHAKQTSRSAQNVLLPPFAKVPQWLFPSAEEKALHGDAKKELKEKLRLHSSKVAEPCKPVRPQAALPDLMAREFFECQMCRQYKNGCAVNCCMVLVEHTALRHSLTGRQRLCFAHRIISPEDIKQEAQRRLQLRRQNSSPNLPLQHAGESHEMAKCRTAEILEQYNGETDVKATLGQSKKGRCKGRLYIPTFEEFKRMRSKEANSSASSSGPTECLNKGLLANQTLEEEKNKNVCPEALGTKAVNEAAVTAEDDDDVFHENHTSAGFSQYSATWDGFRMSSLEVKDRTFQISSPDRTLVPICSSPIPRSPLQAVAIHRAGQEIFSDEQQKGETRQLNDVLHLAGQSLASEAQSSCCSSLLLEATDLSSYGAKLQKMKDEFIGSALELIKKSCNAETAAKSPSKGQCDLREADLPPPEDSQQPTAMSMATETWEDKPSNETSSDTPPAGNTPSPGCRRSSSDIVHESTDGAKAQRDCRLRPHFSDPMPTDSVKRKQLELKIAAAARQHAQKRRQERDYGPVVAKANLGHGGSFDETRRTPRGSLRSRHHWSNVSSLSTDSGIVGVNDVRDDLDPREATRTKSADVERADSGIGQMPARKWRNRASETLSSLQAWEAHRPCTDCGERDLPVETDVQNCNQRRADLCEKCRKRRTERKESVLEFVNTEASYGEDLRIIKEEFYLPMQAAGLLSQEQLLGIFSNIQELIDLNENFLDVLQEEIDQAFDQGDDDLMTVCIGEIFLEFVNMLPAFQTYCLQQSSSVNMLNALEKEKELLRIFLNVSQNDNTALRRMNLRSFLMAPLQRVTKYPLLLSRIIKATTEYHPDHGSLREAKSRIESHLEHINMKTKQEGNTWTLRSFRQDSKKKREVINIEMRETALKTVGWLREETRFVMEGSLQLAQPPDGQWVKKGSKTLKFQNMQVLLLVNMKRVSESSLESAEPGPVKDAVLVLIRDKNNGKFHLLREPLRLSNCIVSTDPDCDDTFELIEIRREAFVFRDSDRARTHHWFRQIRRYSRELGSWKKRRNALPNIMISTPHTRP; encoded by the exons ATGACATACATCAGTGTTGATGAGAGACAGGAACACTGCCGGGTGATCTTGAGCTGCCAAAATAATCAGCTCTATGCACAACATGGCTTAAAGGATTTTTCGGTTAGCAGTATGCATCCACTAAAGAACGTAGACACTCGTATTTTTTCTGGGGACTTCCACACTCCAGGCTCCTGCCACACAGGCAAGGCACCTTTGGCCAGTCCTGTGGAAAAACGGATGTATCGGAGCGTGGAGAACCTTCACTGGGCAACACCTGCTGACTCTGGGCTGTATTCTCACTGCCGGAGCCTGGATAACGAGATCATCTTTCGCTATAGAGGCACCAGTCAGTGGACAGAAGGCTGTGTGGATGTGGCCCCAGTACAGAGCACATCGGACTCTCTGAGAAACCTTTCTCTCCATGCTAAACAGACATCTCGATCAGCACAGAATGTGCTCCTCCCTCCCTTTGCCAAAGTGCCTCAGTGGCTTTTcccttctgcagaggaaaaagcCCTACATGGGGATGCCAAAAAAGAGCTGAAGGAGAAGCTGAGGCTGCACAGCAGTAAAGTGGCAGAGCCCTGCAAGCCAGTGCGTCCACAGGCGGCCCTGCCTGACCTGATGGCCCGGGAGTTTTTTGAATGCCAGATGTGCCGGCAGTACAAGAATGGTTGTGCTGTCAACTGCTGCATGGTTTTGGTGGAACACACTGCTCTCAGGCACAGCCTCACAGGGAGGCAGAGGCTGTGTTTTGCACACAGGATCATCAGTCCAGAAGACATCAAGCAGGAGGCTCAGAGGAGGCTTCAGCTCCGAAGGCAGAATAGCTCCCCCAATTTGCCCCTTCAGCATGCCGGGGAAAGCCATGAGATGGCCAAATGCAGAACAGCAGAAATCCTGGAACAATATAATGGGGAAACAGATGTCAAAGCCACATTGGGACAGAGCAAGAAAGGCCGCTGCAAAGGGAGGCTCTACATACCCACCTTTGAAGAATTCAAGCGAATGAGAAGTAAGGAGGCAAATTCATCTGCCAGCAGCAGTGGGCCAACAGAGTGCTTGAATAAGGGTCTGCTGGCAAACCAGaccctggaggaggagaaaaataagaacGTCTGTCCAGAAGCTCTGGGGACCAAAGCTGTGAATGAAGCTGCTGTCACAGCGGAGGATGACGACGATGTGTTCCATGAAAACCACACctctgctggcttttcccaatatTCAGCCACATGGGATGGTTTCAGAATGAGCAGCCTTGAGGTGAAGGACAGAACCTTCCAGATCTCCAGCCCGGATAGAACCCTGGTCCCCATTTGCTCTAGCCCTATTCCACGATCACCTTTGCAGGCAGTAGCAATAcacagagctgggcaggagaTCTTCAGTGATgagcagcagaaaggagagaCAAGACAATTAAATGATGTCCTCCACCTTGCAGGGCAGTCGCTGGCTTCTGAAGCCCAGTCCTCTTGCTGTTCATCGCTGCTGTTAGAAGCCACAGACTTATCCAGCTATGGAGCTAAGCTACAAAAAATGAAGGATGAATTCATAGGTTCAGCCCTGGAACTTATTAAGAAAAG CTGCAATGCTGAGACTGCTGCCAAATCCCCTTCCAAGGGACAGTGTGATCTGAGGGAAGCTGATCTCCCACCTCCAGAGGACAGCCAGCAGCCCACAGCGATGTCCATGGCAACAGAGACCTGGGAGGACAAGCCAAGCAATGAGACATCCAGCGACACTCCACCTGCAGGGAAT ACCCCCAGTCCCGGCTGCCGCCGATCCAGCTCTGACATCGTCCATGAGAGCACGGATGGTGCCAAGGCCCAGCGGGATTGCCGGCTGCGGCCACACTTCAGTGACCCTATGCCGACAGACTCGGtgaagaggaagcagctggagctgaagaTTGCAGCTGCAGCACGGCAGCATGCACAGAAGCGCCGGCAGGAGCGAGACTACG GTCCAGTGGTAGCAAAAGCCAACCTTGGCCATGGTGGCAGCTTTGATGAGACCCGCCGCACCCCACGTGGCTCCCTCCGCTCCAGACATCATTGGAGCAATGTCAGCAGCCTGAGCACGGACAGCGGGATTGTTGGCGTGAATGATGTCCGGGACGACCTGGATCCCAGAGAGGCCACCAGGACCAAGTCAGCGGATGTGGAGAGGGCAGATAGTGGCATTGGCCAGATGCCAGCCAGAAAGTGGAGGAACAGGGCATCTGAAACGCTGAGCTCCCTGCAGGCCTGGGAAGCCCACCGTCCCTGCACCGACTGTGGAGAAAGGGACCTGCCAGTGGAGACGGATGTGCAGAACTGCAATCAGAGGCGGGCTGACCTCTGTGAGAAGTGCCGCAAGCGCAGGACAGAGCGCAAGGAGTCTGTGCTGGAGTTCGTCAACACGGAGGCCAGCTATGGAGAGGACCTGCGCATCATCAAAGAAGAGTTCTACCTCCCCATGCAGGCGGCTGGGCTACTgagccaggagcagctcctgggcaTTTTCAGCAACATCCAGGAGCTCATCGACCTCAACGAGAACTTCCTGGACGTACTCCAGGAAGAGATCGATCAGGCCTTTGACCAG GGTGATGACGACCTGATGACCGTGTGCATCGGCGAAATATTTCTAGAGTTCGTCAACATGCTGCCAGCCTTTCAGACCTACTGTCTTCAGCAGTCCTCCTCCGTGAATATGCTCAATGcgctggagaaggagaaagagttGCTCAG AATATTCCTCAATGTCTCCCAGAATGACAACACAGCACTGCGGCGGATGAACTTGAGGTCCTTCCTGATGGCCCCTTTGCAAAGAGTCACCAAGTACCCACTGCTGCTCAGCAGAATCATCAAGGCCACCACCGAGTACCACCCAGATCATGGCAGCCTGCGGGAGGCCAAAAGCCGCATCGAGTCCCACCTGGAGCACATCAACATGAAAACCAAGCAGGAGGGGAACACGTGGACCCTCCGCTCCTTTCGCCAGGACAGCAAGAAGAAGAGGGAAGTCATCAACATTGAGATGAGAGAAACCGCCCTCAAAACTGTAGGTTGGCTGCGGGAGGAAACGCGATTTGTGATGGAGGGGTCTCTGCAGCTGGCCCAGCCCCCCGACGGCCAGTGGGTGAAGAAAGGCAGCAAGACCCTGAAGTTCCAGAACATGCAGGTCCTCCTCCTGGTGAACATGAAGCGCGTGTCCGAGTCCAGCCTGGAGTCAGCCGAGCCAGGGCCTGTGAAGGACGCTGTGCTGGTACTCATCAGGGACAAAAATAACGGGAAGTTCCATTTGCTCAGGGAGCCCTTGAGGCTGAGTAATTGCATCGTCTCCACTGATCCTGACTGCGACGACACTTTTGAACTCATTGAGATCAGGCGGGAGGCGTTTGTGTTCCGGGACAGCGACCGGGCACGGACTCACCACTGGTTCAGGCAGATCAGGCGGTACTCGAGGGAGCTGGGCTCCTGGAAGAAGCGGCGGAACGCGCTGCCCAACATCATGATCAGCACCCCTCACACCAGGCCCTGA